DNA from Sinorhizobium numidicum:
GACCGTCCACGAGCCAGTGCTTCGCGAAGAGTTCAGCTGACTGTGTGCCGACATCTGCGACGCGGCTTGCACTTGCCGGGCGCTCCTACGGGGCCGGAGTGAAGTGAGCTGACCTGAAAGTCAGGCACGATACAACTTCGGCTGCGCGAGAGATTTCCGGACCGCTGGTATGATCCTGTCACCCCAGAGCTCTATCTGGCGCAGCATCGTCTTTTGGTTCAAATCTCCCAACTGGGTCTGAATTGCAATCTGGTCCGGCTTCAAGACTTCGATCTCTTCCAGAAGGCGGTCAATCACGCGATTTATGCTGCCGATGGGCAGGTTCTTGCGCATAGTATCGAACGACAGATCCTGATGCGTCGGCATCTCCTCGAGCATGTAGCCGTCTTGACTCTGTTCCCGACGCTGATGCAGTGCCTCGGACAGCCGACGCTGGAAGCGGGCGTTATCGAGATAGCTGTTGATTTCCGCTCCATCATCGCTGACACAACAGCAGCGCAGCAACGATACCTTGGCGTCGCGGACGTCCTTGCCCTCGGATGCGGCGGCCGTCTGGATGATGCCGCGCAGCAAGCCCAGAGTTTCTAAGCCGTCATGGAGGGCCGTGACGAAAAGGTTGTGTCCCTCACGATAGGCTCGGGCCATGGTTTTAGAAGACGCAGTAGCAATCCAGATCGGCGGGGTCGGCTTTTGAAGGGTGCGCACCGAAATTGCCGTCGGCGGTATCTGTATGTAGTGACCGCTGTGGGAGAAGATCTTTTGCTTAA
Protein-coding regions in this window:
- a CDS encoding LLM class flavin-dependent oxidoreductase; translation: MEFATFILAAQRGYHQSPDSVIRNSIEQTILSEQAGFSTAWFAEHHFNNYSLVPSPLLMVAHCAGLTSTIRLGTAVCVLPLYQPQRLLAEIGFVDVVANGRLELGVGSGYQQFEFDRFGVNIDEAPAVFSEYLDILLKGLKQKIFSHSGHYIQIPPTAISVRTLQKPTPPIWIATASSKTMARAYREGHNLFVTALHDGLETLGLLRGIIQTAAASEGKDVRDAKVSLLRCCCVSDDGAEINSYLDNARFQRRLSEALHQRREQSQDGYMLEEMPTHQDLSFDTMRKNLPIGSINRVIDRLLEEIEVLKPDQIAIQTQLGDLNQKTMLRQIELWGDRIIPAVRKSLAQPKLYRA